The sequence gtaaataagtaagctctgatattattgataatgataagataTACTTACCACTATTATgaaaacttaataattaaagACTTTAAATAACAAAGATTACAATTTGCGtaaaataataggtatttataagtagATCGAATACACATTATTCTGAATAtagtttttcaaaaatatctcTAAATATTGAATATGTACGAATAAAAGTTCATTCTAACTCCAAAATTGAATACAAATAAGATAACAATGTTtaatcaaaaaacataaatagatTAACTATTTCCAATTAATTTGTTGACTAAAATgagttatttattaacaataaaCATTTGTTTACATCCAATACTATACCCTCTCTAACTTTCATAAGTAGACCGCATCTGACACTATCCCAAATTGTTATCATTTCACGTGACTCATAAAAAAACTCCATTATGCTTAAACCTATTAATCGCAATATTTATCTTTCAAAGATGCTAAATTCGGGAACACATTTCTAATTTCTACGTTCTCGCCTCCCAACTCcattattattgttagttTCTAGGACTTGACACTCAATTATACTTCGTCGCGAGTGATTTACAAATCTAGACGCAGTGAAGCGTTTCTTCCAAGTACACTTGCCAAAGAAAACCTCCAGCAAATGTAAAACCATTTGCGTAGTTATCCGCAATACGATGACTATCACTGCCCCTAGGCCTAAAACACTTATCCTGTGGTGCCGCAAGTGATATTCACAGATATTagacaatttatttataatattttgtttagttttatcTAGATGACATAGTTGTCTGTGTTGGCAGTTCAGTCTTGGTGTCGCGATATTTGCGACATGTTTTATTTCTCGCTAGGTTTGCTTAAGCCAGTGTGCGGGGACCCACTGCGGTTCTCTCTCTAAACTGTTGATTTCGTTCAACAGTTGTTGGTAGGCACGTTGGGTGTCGTTATTTATGATGATCATGTCGAAGAGATGGCCCCATCTCACCTCCATGTCTCTTGCAGTCGCtattatttcttttaattcTTCTTCCTGTAACATAATGAGTTgcgttttaataatattataaattatagaaaataattttgcTTATATTGTGAGTAAAAATGTTACAATGACTTGCCTTAAAAGCTTCTGCATTTCTAATCTTTTTCTGCCTCAGTTTTTCTAAGCTCGGAGGAGCCACAAATACAGTGTAAGGCTTGAGGTCAGAGTTTCTTAAGATCTTCAACGATTGAGGATGTAAGTTCAATACGCATATCTTCCCCGAGTTTACTACTTCACGTATCGCTTCTAACGACGTACCTGTAATGAAAAAATCTTTAAGTACGAGTTCcactaattttaaaatgtaaattttcatCATTGCTGTTGAATGACATACCATAATAAGCTTTCTCGTACTCGCCGTGCTCGACAAACTTTCTGTTCAAGATGTCTGCCTCAAATTGAGTGCGCGAGATGAAATGGTAGTCCTGACCCGGGACCTCGTGGTCTTTGCGTGGGCGAGACGTGTCTGTAAAAACACATTCacattaggtatttttataatagtatCAAATTTGAACTCAAATACCAAAAGAGAAACCAAATGATAAGGTagataagaaaataataaaacaatcaaataaataatacactcacgaggcACGGCGGCTGCGAACCGCTCATTGTCCTCCATCAGTCTCTGGCGCAGCTCATGCCGACCGATGTTGGGGGGACCAATCAGAACTATGGGTCGTTTGCTGGACGCTCGCGGGTAGTATAACGCTACCTCCTCGTAAGTTAGGATCTCTTCTTGTTCGTATTCTGAAATAGGATCAGGGTTAAACATGTCTAAATGTAAAAAAGCGTAGTGGCAGCTAGGtgcaaaaacaaaattaagattaaaaatcctaactttataatatgaactATTTCATCAAACTGGACTGCTTTTCTTTTTCTACTTCTATAAATGCTTACCGTCAGTTCCGGAGGTAGAGTACAGTGGATATCCAGCTTCACTGGTGGCTTTCTTGCCCCTCTTCTTCCGAGGTGGTTTCTTGGCACACAGCAACGTGCCGCCTTTCCGGGGCTTATCTCTCGCTGCCACTTCTCCAGCTAGAGTTAGCTTCATGGATTCTCGTCTGTGGGTTATTCGAAGGTTTCAGATTacttgatattatttttttagggAAACATAACATTACGTTATTACCTAAGTTAAAGGATCAAGAAAGACGAAAAATTCATATGGTTTAATAGAAAATTTCGCACATCGACCAAAAAAGTGGACATGGTCTCAAAATAGACCTTTTCTGCAGCAAAATTTTATCTTCCTTCGGTCTTCAACAGCATGCAGGAGAAAATCTAAATTAGCGACATTACATAAACTATGTTTCAAAATCTCATGTGGGTGTAATGGGtctaaaaaaatactcacTGGTGTTGGAATGCCTGGCTTGGTATTAATCCAGCGAGGGTCTGGTCCTCTTCACCCTCTCGGAACGCCTGCCACCAGTTCGGGTCCTCTCGACTTATTACGTGAAGTACATCGCCTTTCTGGAAGCTGATGCCTGAGGAGAGCATTGGAGTTCAGTATCAGAGGAATAACTAGGATCACTAGTTAGATGGCTACGTAGTCAGAGAATaagattaaatataaatgagtTCGTTGACTAAGTTATATGAAGTTTTTGtcatgaaattaataaaactaagTGTTCAGTTATTTCCACGTTATTTCATTCCTTTTCCTGAACACTAAGAACATCCGCAACACTTTTTTTAGACACACGAAACAATCCGACACTAGAGTGAGCGCTCTGACCAAGTTTTAAACTGCTGGcttttcatttattaaatgctCTTTAACTCACCAAGCTCCCGACAAGGTATATAAACATCGTCCTCCGGATCATAGTCGAAGTGCGCGCGGACATGCAGCACCCTATTcgggggcggcggccgcggcggcgcaGCCCTGGGAGCCAGCAGTACTGTGAGGGTTCCCGTGAGAGAGCCTAGGACTTGACACACCTCGTGGACTGACTTTCCTCGCATGCCCACGCCGTTCACTTCGAGTAGCTGGAGGGGAAATTGAGGAGTTAGggatttgtataaaaatatgcttttatggggtaattacataattatttcaatCAATCTTGATAGTCAAGAATTTACGGTGGGAaggaaagttaattttttgAGGTTTTTTGCGAAAATGATAGATACAATTTTTGAAATAAgccatttaattttgtttaaacgTCTGGCAATGTAATGATATTTTACTTTCCACCATCGGAATTATCCTTGAAACTCTTCTAGAGATAACATAAGAGAGTTTAGAAAGTATTGAATCAATGAGAATAAGTTACATACCTCATCACCCTCGTGTAAAAGTCCAGATTTCTCAGCGGCCCCGCCTCTAACTATCCTACCAATAATGACTGCTTCTCCCTCATTCCTTACTGTAGCACCTGCAACAACCACATCATTATCACAGAATGTTTTATGATTTGATAGTTTCCAGTCTCTTGTACTTTGTTTGTATACAATGGATCTGTCATCTCCTATTCCATTCGGTATCTAGTCCTTCGCCAAAAGCCTCAATTGGATCTCGTCTCTCATCTTTCGTACACTAACGGTCTTTTAAACTACACAGTTAACCATAAATACAACAGATACAATTGTCATAAATATCATTAGCTCACCAAGTGGTTCATTAGTCTTGTCTATTTTGATGATCTTGATGTGTTCGCTGGGGTCGTCGGGCGAGTGCGTCGCGAGCGCTTTCTCGTCTTTGTGGTTTGCGTTGTTGCCAGTCTGTAATATATCATCAATCAATTAGGTATTGTCACTATTGGGTAAATGGGTTTCCATGACACGGTGACACTGCTAGGGATATTCATAGATAAGCTGAATGGTTGACTGACTGTTagggaagtaataagtaatattcGAAACTGTGATTATTGTACATGGGATTTGAACACAACATACAGCCCGTATCCTCTGATGGTCATTGGCGTCCTCCAATACTGCCATATATCTGCATAtccctaagcttggaccaatACCCACCACGCTGCCGCCGATCCACTTCGGCTTGGCAAATTCAGTCATCTAGAACAGAGTTGTCTTATCTCTATGCAGCCCTGGTACCTCACCTTATGTCTCTTTCCCCTGGTGAAGCAGGCCGGGTCAAgcagcgccgccgcctggTCGTGCGCCTGGATCAGACTCTCCAGTTCAAGGCCTCCGAGCAATGATAAAAGTTCCGCGGCGAGCGCCGAAGTCGCGCCTCCTGACGCCGTATGGATTCCTAGTACATCCATGCACTGGGGAAGAAAGTGGAGGGTTAGTTTTAGACATGTAAATGGTTgttttatagttggactggaCAACGGTAGTTAGGGcgtttcataaaatttacttaaaagAGGTAAAATTTACTCCGCCGCTGCTCAGAAACCACTGaacctatttaaaaaaatgctaaaaattatgaaactaCATTATCCCGGAGTGCTAGCTAGCCGATAGGCTTccttttatcccagaattcccattGTAAACTCTTGAATAACATTACCAAAGTACTTAATTTTCCTATAACCAAAATAGCTTAGGATATCCACCGGCTCCTTCACTCACATCTTTGAGTCGGTCGGTGGTGCGGTGCGTGTAGGGCGGCGCGAGGCCGGGCCGCTTGTGGCGCGCCGCCATGAGCGCCGCCGCCCTGGTGGCCAGCGCGGGGCGCAGCGCGGGGCAGAGCAGCGCGCCCGCCACCCCGCCACGAGGGACGCTAGGGCGGCGACCCATTGTTGCACTACGTTATGTATAcctaggctactttttataccTACCATTCATCGctgcacgggttcgttattgAGGTTATAAGCGCCGTCCTTTTATAGCTATTCGCGATATACAAAGTATCGTTTATCTACATCGATAATTGAGCCATGCAGCGGTGACAGATTCCTTCCGGAAGCCGTAAAACGCGTTCAAAAACCGCGCTTTTCCTATATCAAAAATGACATTCTCCGCTGCACGGGTCCGTTATTGACACAGCGCTGTCTTTTTATAGCCATTCGCGATATAGTATCGTTTATCTACATGGATAACAGAGCCATGCAGTAGTGACAGATTCCGGCAATATTTATGGCCATTCGCGATAAAGATAGTaccgtttatctacgtcgataaaaGCAGCGGTGACAGTTTCCAATAGGAAGCTATTAAACGCGATAAAAGACGCTTTTCGAGTTATTGACATAGCGCCGTCTTTTTATAGCCATTCGCGATATAGTATCGCTTTATCGATGTAGATAAGACGGAGCCATGCAGCAGAAACAGATTTCGGAAGCCGTAAAACTCGTTATAAAAATCGCGCTTTTCCTATAAGTAACTAAAATGACCTACGATATCCTCGGTCTGTTGCTTTAGTTACTCACATCTTTGAGTCGGTCGGTGGCGCGGTGCGTGTAGGGCGGCGCGAGGCCGGGCCGCTTGTGGCGCGCCGCCGTGAGCGCCGCCGCCCTGGTGGCCAGCGCGGTGCGCAGCGCTGGGCAGAGCAGCGCACCCGCCGCCCCCGCTACTAGGGACGCTAGGGCGGTTTCGCCGCTAGAGGATAGAGCTTTTTGGACGCGCGTGAGAGCTGCTGACACTTCTTGGTAGTCTGTGGAAGGGAAGAAAATAGGTTGATTAAAGGTTGCAGAACATTAAGCTAATATCGGAATTAAATAGTTGTGTTTCCTCTTGTCCGTATACTATCAAAGCAAGGCATCTACATATTTAAGGacttcttcttctatcgtgtaaatgcactaagctaacttcctccagttTATGCTTAGTACTTTCGGTTTGCAGCAATTGGTTTCACGGTTCCGATTTGTTTACCGTTACTCTCACGGGGAGGGCCCGAGGACTACATTAGCTATTATTTAAAGGAAAAGGTAGGTCATTAAGTTAGTGTACTTAAATTAAGAGTATGTACAGAATAAGATGAGATATCATAAGAAGTGCAATAATTTTCTCGTGCGATTTAGGTTGGATGCTGGTCAGACTCtatggggactaccgtttttttgctcaccagttggcgccactgtcgactgaggtaaagaggtaccatagctgtcaaatttatcaaaggcgactttatcaaattggcgccaaataaagtttttaaatcttgaatcttataagcttattaattataaaataactatcatcatatcgagttactatgccgcaatgttGTTCAGATCCGTTATATtgggaaagaaaaggaggacatatgttaccaagtgataaaactgttctaaaacagtggcttgtgaaataattattatccgataatctcgtgtttgtgaaaatcattataaccaatttcagaaagaacataatgtaaataaggattaggcatttaataaatacactaaaaataaaagaattacacactgatttaacttttatttatcctctccgtttaaacacactgctatacaaaaaatataacacattagtaatccacacaatgaatgctggttgagttgttagttgaaacttaataatggtagtatagtatactaagtattctattatttgtgggggtgtcagtacctgcacctggctcactcgaatggagcctttgtccatgtccgccttaaggtctaaactccactcctaagcttggaccatttcctaccacactggtcctctgcaggttggtgggttcgaaaatctagatatgcaggttttatcacgatgttttcattcaccgtaagagcgatggtatgtacggtggcctgcgcctaaaagtatacaggcggcgattttaaaatagcgatctcaagctcacatgctgctcaagcacatccacataaacaccactgctacacacatcacacacaacacatccccggatttataacagatgtagctggtcccttcatcatcagggatccgcctgtatacttttaggcgcaggccaccgtacactgtacataaattccaaagtagttactcattggtgacaatatctagatctggagtttcatttttagtgtttacactgctatacaaagtttcttaaggccactcaacagtatacactgaatcattttgttgtatgatgctgtcctctacgttaacaaccaagttactgttacggtcatagtcttggtgtctgtaaaaagcaaaaacatagctgttacctaagcaaaagcatacatttcgtaaaaaataagtttgtaaacagtaaacaaactaacctctgaattagctgctctttgagaccgcttatttatgcgcctcttttccttaattcagctttcaaagcgtgcacattcatcgataaataatccatatttgcgataatttcgcgaaaagagatcacttttcaacagggaaatgaacgaaaatataatttatcacgaagcccgccaaacaaattatatgaaaagtaaaatgtcacttaacctcagtcgacaccagcgcccctagcggcaaattcacacgcgttactCCCCATTGCAGGTTGTTATATTCCAGGTACTGTGCAAAACTTCATTTCATTCCGACTATAAATATTCAAGCAGTAGACATTCAAAttttacgtacctacttaggtatctataaAAAGTTACAACCGCTATCGTAAAATGCATCTTATTTATATAtcctaacccccttattcatagaaaagttacaatacgttttaactaataaactgttttgtccctctccaacaaagaacaatttgttctttgacagagagggacaaaacagtttattagttaaaacgtattgtaacttttctatgaataagggggtaaccCTCGGTTTCGCAACTGAGTATTTGAGGTTGAGTCGTTCTCAAAGCCTACTTAAGttcatacttattaaatttctgTTTCTGAATTGAGATTTCTTATGATTGAGTTTGGTTTGAGCAACAGAGCTTGAGAAATCTCAAATTTGACAGTTGGCATGCTTAACTTCATGCTTAGCGACAAAAATGCGTTTCACAacgcgtttgacagcgctcaAACCGTACTTGCTCAAAGTTGAGTCTGTCAAATTTAAGTAACCAATTTCGGCTACTTAAAccttaatcaaatatttttactcgtGATTATTGTGAAATATCTAGTAATATACGAGTTTTGTTTTCTGTACTATGTCCAGTGACGATACTTCGTTAATCTAATCCTATAACACCATTCATAAATGCAGCCATACCGTCACAAGAAGCATTTAATAGAGCCCAGAACCCAACAAGAATCACCATTGACTGATGCTTTGTGGTGCTAAAGAGAAGATTCCCATATCTACAATGGAGTTATGGAATGCAACTCAAATTGCAGAAGGTTGACAAGGTCATTATGAGATGTTGCACAACATGGCTCTAGAGCTAGACGATTATACTTGTGGTTCTggacaatgaaataaaagagGAACCATATGCTGTGCAGCCTTTGCCTCAAGAACTGCAAAGTTTTGAAAACAAGAAGAATATGCTGTAAGAACCATGTAAGAACAGCACTGGTGGAgacatattaaaaatatttatgaatgtaAGGACTTATATTAGATTTTatggctataaataaaaatatttgtttaaacttttatattcattaattaataatattttttatcaggaAACAACAAAAATCACAGTAATCACttagaaatcaaaataatgcTCCGGGTTTGATTTGTTGTTCTAAGGTACCCTGGTGGTACAGAGGGTCTTCACGAgagtgcgccacgccgtccggtcctcagcaaccgctctggcctccgtccagctcaggccttgcgctcgcagctcgccgtcgactgtacgccgccatgtgtgcacgAGGCGACCGCGTCTGCGGTGGTGCATCCCTTCTGATAGTGAGGCCGATCAATCTCCAATTCGCCATGCGACTTCTTACTCGATATGTAGTTGGTTCATCGATCCCTTAGTCACAATCGAACAGCAGAAGCGACTTGACCACGGAGTTGAAGAGGGGTTTTTACGCAACGCTTGAGCATGTTGGAGTCCCACACAGATCCGAGTTGAGGGAAGGCAGTTTTCGTTATTTATTCCAGCATTCACACGGGGCTACCAGTCAGTGCTCTACTTGGTTGCTCACTGGGTCCAGTCACTGAACTAACTAATTATTATCTTCCTTTCCATTTTAATGGATAACTATGGTAAAATACACAAGATTATATTTGGTTTTGAAgatgaatatttatgaaatgacAATAGATTTGATTGATTGACAATgaaatgacaatgacatttCGAATTTCACAGATTGGATTTTGAAATGCGTTCCGTTGTCTATCCTGATGATtcgaaattaaaagaaatatctGAATTCATAACATTATGgcctaatatattataaatagataattcttttaataatttcacatgtttgaaattaaattcgtcaatattttttaacaaaaatccTATACAATAGTTTTATCGATTAAAACCGgttttttgtacatataatGAAACGTAAAGTCGTGCTTAGAGGCACCTTGATTAAATACTTAGCTAAGTACGGTTTGATAAAAACTATGTTCGACTTGTGAAACGTAGAAAACCTAAGTATCTACTCAACCATTGAGCAAATCTCTACTGAGATTTTCTTGAATACTCTATTCTGAAACCGGGTGTAAGTCTTCCCGATCGCATTTCTCAAGCACCGATATAAAGAGACGCAGCCGACTCAATGCAGTAGCTCGATGCTCGACAGCCGCATTTctattcatgcaattttaatTCCACTAAAAGACTTCTCCGCGAATGAAATCCAATAAGTCAACAGAGAGACAGTGCAGTATGTGGGACGCGGCCGGATATCGAGCCCGGGACGCCGAGAATCACGGCCTCGATGTAAAGAAATTTAATCGATTTCCATTTCCCGTTCTGACGTCGGCTGAGATTTGATAAAAGAGCCATTTTATTGGCACTACGGTACAGTTAAGTGTACCGGTAGTAGTAAGAAGTCGTATTTATGAGCAAAAGTATGTGACAGATGCCgatacctatacataaattattaattagtaaCTGCGCCTCATGGTTGGTAGTAAAATACCAGAAATATAGAATTTATGGTTTAAATAACACCTTCAGTCATCCATATATCCGATCCGTCTATTGACCACTTACTATCTTGCCGAATGGCCGCAATGTTAATTGCTTCTATAACTTCTACGGAGGTACTAAATCTACCGTCATTTACGTATCTGgggggggtcactctttaTGAGGAATAACGAAGTTTCCGAGCGCTTTTCTGCGCGAGCcaagactctatctcgttgcattaattAAACGTGACGATTGCCCGACAGccgacggtcgaatggcgtagtggttagtggccctgactgctatgccgaaggtcccgggttcgattcccggctggggcagatatttgtttaaagacagatatttgtactcgggtcttgagtgttgatatttatatttagtatctatctatgtacacatatcagctgtccgacacccatacataacacaggttctgcctagcttggggtcggatggccgtgtgagagatgtccccacatattattattattattatagctcTCGCTCgttggtttttcgtcagtatagagtaacccttctgcTATAAACGTAAGTATTATACGGCTGCGGACGGTCGGTAGGCACTATTCCGGAATTAAACCAGCCTAATCTAGCAACTTATGTGCGTCTCGTAACAGGAACCTGCATAAAACAGAAGCGACTAACTAGCCGGGCAACTAAACTGCCCATAAACCATAAATTCCGGTTTCACTGTGCCCgcgttttattaataactaccTAGGAGGACCTAGCTATGTAGCTGTTAGCGAGCTATTTTCTTCTTAGAATTCCTTTAAAATGGCTGGTAGTCGCGAAGTTTGTGTACGTTATCTTCTGGAAATTATTTGTACGGATATTTTGATTCTTTTGTAATGGATTGGAATGGTTTTGTCTTCTacacatttataaaaagttCTATTAACAAAAGTTTTACAGGAAGCGGTAGTTCAACCGTCTTTCGATTACTAACTGATTGTAATAGTGATAGTTTGTAACTACCCAAATTGTAAGCAAGAACATTAAATGTAGACAAGGCATTTTGCTGAGTCAGTCGGTTTTCCGTCACTGCTCGTAAAATCCATCGTTCACGGCATCATCCGTTAGCCATCGCTGCTTCAGCTGGATATATCGATTATCGTTTTA is a genomic window of Plutella xylostella chromosome 18, ilPluXylo3.1, whole genome shotgun sequence containing:
- the LOC105388084 gene encoding protein PALS1 isoform X2, with product MNTFNAPTTQINTVDKMTTVKCKTVDLQGYVIIVVQTKDNKVKLYGSPAVGRDNLEVADEIMDVNETRLEDMTRTEVIGHIHECIQSCLIKLRVRRRGDTKLLSDIGHNIVQDAFLIAVEEQARQRLQRLSALKRITPVDMSQLSVELNRRKLAQTTPENRTDLNGYISSSTVYVTSITEDGAIETKPIISSPKPTIKSLQAKPTPVIANGISIDNKKDTDAPEPEKHEKDTSEKVKSEVISESDAYSAVREQLSNGRSEKLIGEQPENRIRATAVIENNKLGPGEKGPRRRSGSSIVVLDADEDKRPPDDDQNMIAMLSVTADTGPHREMAVDVPDSFIARNKTPPRYPPPRPPQQVVNGTAKPTPAPAVPPRDGPRDAPPRPPTLEPTKEQLDSIKKYQEQLRQRKEAEERIAAQNEFLRTSLRGSNKLQALESGAPTSFVNDAYEEDGVDSDHSEHLYTIIDYQEVSAALTRVQKALSSSGETALASLVAGAAGALLCPALRTALATRAAALTAARHKRPGLAPPYTHRATDRLKDCMDVLGIHTASGGATSALAAELLSLLGGLELESLIQAHDQAAALLDPACFTRGKRHKTGNNANHKDEKALATHSPDDPSEHIKIIKIDKTNEPLGATVRNEGEAVIIGRIVRGGAAEKSGLLHEGDELLEVNGVGMRGKSVHEVCQVLGSLTGTLTVLLAPRAAPPRPPPPNRVLHVRAHFDYDPEDDVYIPCRELGISFQKGDVLHVISREDPNWWQAFREGEEDQTLAGLIPSQAFQHQRESMKLTLAGEVAARDKPRKGGTLLCAKKPPRKKRGKKATSEAGYPLYSTSGTDEYEQEEILTYEEVALYYPRASSKRPIVLIGPPNIGRHELRQRLMEDNERFAAAVPHTSRPRKDHEVPGQDYHFISRTQFEADILNRKFVEHGEYEKAYYGTSLEAIREVVNSGKICVLNLHPQSLKILRNSDLKPYTVFVAPPSLEKLRQKKIRNAEAFKEEELKEIIATARDMEVRWGHLFDMIIINNDTQRAYQQLLNEINSLEREPQWVPAHWLKQT
- the LOC105388084 gene encoding protein PALS1 isoform X3; this translates as MNTFNAPTTQINTVDKMTTVKCKTVDLQGYVIIVVQTKDNKVKLYGSPAVGRDNLEVADEIMDVNETRLEDMTRTEVIGHIHECIQSCLIKLRVRRRGDTKLLSDIGHNIVQDAFLIAVEEQARQRLQRLSALKRITPVDMSQLSVELNRRKLAQTTPENRTDLNGYISSSTVYVTSITEDGAIETKPIISSPKPTIKSLQAKPTPVIANGISIDNKKDTDAPEPEKHEKDTSEKVKSEVISESDAYSAVREQLSNGRSEKLIGEQPENRIRATAVIENNKLGPGEKGPRRRSGSSIVVLDADEDKRPPDDDQNMIAMLSVTADTGPHREMAVDVPDSFIARNKTPPRYPPPRPPQVVNGTAKPTPAPAVPPRDGPRDAPPRPPTLEPTKEQLDSIKKYQEQLRQRKEAEERIAAQNEFLRTSLRGSNKLQALESGAPTSFVNDAYEEDGVDSDHSEHLYTIIDYQEVSAALTRVQKALSSSGETALASLVAGAAGALLCPALRTALATRAAALTAARHKRPGLAPPYTHRATDRLKDCMDVLGIHTASGGATSALAAELLSLLGGLELESLIQAHDQAAALLDPACFTRGKRHKTGNNANHKDEKALATHSPDDPSEHIKIIKIDKTNEPLGATVRNEGEAVIIGRIVRGGAAEKSGLLHEGDELLEVNGVGMRGKSVHEVCQVLGSLTGTLTVLLAPRAAPPRPPPPNRVLHVRAHFDYDPEDDVYIPCRELGISFQKGDVLHVISREDPNWWQAFREGEEDQTLAGLIPSQAFQHQRESMKLTLAGEVAARDKPRKGGTLLCAKKPPRKKRGKKATSEAGYPLYSTSGTDEYEQEEILTYEEVALYYPRASSKRPIVLIGPPNIGRHELRQRLMEDNERFAAAVPHTSRPRKDHEVPGQDYHFISRTQFEADILNRKFVEHGEYEKAYYGTSLEAIREVVNSGKICVLNLHPQSLKILRNSDLKPYTVFVAPPSLEKLRQKKIRNAEAFKEEELKEIIATARDMEVRWGHLFDMIIINNDTQRAYQQLLNEINSLEREPQWVPAHWLKQT